In one Moritella sp. 5 genomic region, the following are encoded:
- a CDS encoding tetratricopeptide repeat protein, whose protein sequence is MQNYILDLTSDNFQEILLQGKYSQPIVIDFWSERAPENQVSARLLNITQSLNGQIILARLNCDRHPELAQQFGIKSLPTTAIFKDGKPVDSFVGEQEEAAIREIISRHLPKQEEVLLQQAQMLLMDSKFAEAVPLMGQAYELAPDNTDIKIAYAQALLGSHQVEATEALLDTFAEDEQQSNQYKTLRSHLETAKKSAETPEIIALTAAYEANPDDLQVAYDLALQLQIANKHNDAMVLLFKILSTEYDFLEGGARKVYLELLSVMTDAALVADYRRKLYSLMY, encoded by the coding sequence GTGCAGAATTATATCCTTGACCTTACCAGTGACAATTTTCAAGAGATTTTACTACAAGGTAAATACTCGCAGCCAATCGTCATTGATTTCTGGTCTGAACGTGCGCCAGAAAACCAAGTAAGTGCCCGCCTATTAAATATCACCCAAAGCTTAAATGGCCAAATAATCCTTGCCCGATTAAATTGTGACCGTCATCCTGAATTAGCTCAGCAATTTGGCATCAAAAGCCTACCGACGACAGCCATCTTTAAGGATGGTAAACCCGTTGATAGTTTTGTCGGAGAGCAAGAAGAAGCTGCGATTCGTGAAATTATTAGTCGTCATTTACCAAAGCAAGAAGAAGTATTATTGCAACAGGCACAGATGTTGTTAATGGACAGTAAATTTGCAGAAGCAGTGCCACTAATGGGTCAAGCTTACGAACTGGCACCAGATAATACCGATATCAAAATAGCTTATGCGCAAGCATTACTCGGTTCACATCAAGTTGAAGCCACTGAAGCATTACTTGATACATTTGCTGAAGATGAACAACAAAGTAACCAATATAAAACGCTACGTTCACATTTAGAGACCGCTAAAAAATCAGCTGAAACACCAGAAATCATCGCGTTAACTGCTGCGTATGAAGCAAACCCAGATGATTTACAAGTTGCTTATGATCTGGCACTGCAACTTCAAATTGCCAACAAACATAACGATGCCATGGTATTGTTATTTAAGATCTTAAGCACGGAATATGATTTCTTAGAGGGTGGAGCAAGAAAGGTTTATTTAGAATTATTATCGGTAATGACTGATGCTGCACTCGTGGCTGACTACCGCCGTAAACTCTATAGCTTGATGTATTAA
- a CDS encoding NADP-dependent isocitrate dehydrogenase, which yields MSDKNSTIIYTLTDEAPLLATYSLLPIIETFTSTAGIDIVKSDISVAARILAEFPDYLTEEQKLPDNLSELGRLTQDSNTNIIKLPNISASVPQLQAAISELQSQGFNIPNLPENPQTDEEESLLQRYSKALGSAVNPVLREGNSDRRAPKAVKNFARKHPHSMAKWSQASQTHVAHMREGDFYHGEKSITLDRARDVRMELLTDTGESIVLKEKIALLDGEIIDSMYMSKTALCDFYEQEMQDAYETGMMFSLHVKATMMKVSHPIVFGHAVRIFYKDAFAKHDELFKKLGVNVNNGLSNLYDKIANLPSSQREEIRRDLHACHANRPELAMVDSDKGISNLHAPNDVIVDASMPAMIRSGGKMWGADGRPKDTKAVIPESTFARIYQEIIAFCKTNGAFDPVTMGSVPNVGLMAQKAEEYGSHDKTFEAPATGEARIVDIDTGEVLMTQNVEKDDIWRMCQVKDAPIRDWVKLAVARARDSDTPVVFWLDRYRPHENELITKVNEYLKDHDTEGLDIQIMSQVRAMRYTLERVVRGLDTISATGNILRDYLTDLFPIMELGTSAKMLSIVPLMAGGGLFETGAGGSAPKHVQQLVEENHLRWDSLGEFLALAVSLEAVAKKTDSIKAKVLASTLDQATEMLLDNGKSPSRRTGELDNRGSHFYLSLFWAKCLSKQTEDTELAAQFTPLAASLAENEQKIVEELNSVQGKAVNIGGYFNADPTKLETIMRPSKTFNNLLSTALS from the coding sequence ATGTCTGACAAAAATTCAACGATTATCTATACATTAACGGACGAAGCGCCGTTATTAGCAACCTACTCACTTCTACCTATTATCGAAACATTCACGTCAACAGCGGGAATTGATATAGTTAAAAGTGATATATCTGTTGCAGCCAGAATTCTGGCCGAATTTCCAGATTATTTAACTGAAGAACAAAAACTACCTGATAATCTCAGTGAACTAGGTCGTCTGACACAAGATTCAAACACTAACATTATTAAACTGCCGAACATCAGTGCATCAGTGCCACAGTTACAAGCAGCGATTAGTGAATTACAATCTCAAGGTTTCAACATTCCAAACCTGCCAGAAAACCCACAAACTGACGAAGAAGAATCACTTCTACAACGCTACTCGAAAGCACTTGGTAGTGCGGTAAACCCTGTACTTCGTGAAGGTAATTCAGATCGTCGCGCACCAAAAGCAGTTAAAAACTTCGCCCGTAAACACCCGCACTCAATGGCGAAATGGAGCCAAGCATCACAAACTCACGTTGCACATATGCGTGAAGGTGACTTCTACCACGGCGAGAAATCAATAACGCTAGATCGTGCACGCGATGTAAGAATGGAACTGCTTACAGATACTGGCGAAAGTATCGTACTGAAAGAAAAAATAGCATTACTTGATGGCGAAATTATAGATAGCATGTACATGAGTAAAACAGCGCTATGTGATTTCTACGAACAAGAAATGCAAGATGCTTACGAAACCGGCATGATGTTTTCTCTACACGTAAAAGCAACAATGATGAAAGTATCTCACCCGATTGTGTTTGGTCACGCGGTAAGAATTTTCTACAAAGACGCGTTTGCAAAACACGATGAGTTATTTAAAAAACTTGGCGTAAATGTAAATAATGGTTTATCTAACCTTTATGATAAAATTGCTAACTTACCAAGTTCACAACGTGAAGAAATTCGTCGTGATTTACACGCATGTCACGCCAATCGTCCAGAGTTAGCGATGGTTGATTCCGATAAAGGTATCTCTAATCTACACGCGCCAAACGATGTTATCGTGGATGCGTCGATGCCAGCTATGATCCGTAGTGGCGGTAAGATGTGGGGTGCAGATGGTCGTCCAAAAGACACTAAAGCCGTGATCCCAGAATCAACGTTCGCCCGTATTTACCAAGAAATAATTGCATTCTGTAAAACCAACGGCGCATTTGATCCAGTCACTATGGGTAGCGTACCAAATGTTGGTTTGATGGCACAAAAAGCCGAAGAGTACGGTTCACACGACAAAACGTTTGAAGCACCAGCAACAGGCGAAGCACGTATCGTGGATATCGACACTGGTGAAGTACTGATGACTCAAAACGTTGAAAAAGACGATATCTGGCGTATGTGCCAAGTTAAAGATGCACCAATCCGCGACTGGGTAAAGCTCGCAGTGGCACGTGCACGTGATTCCGATACTCCCGTCGTATTCTGGCTTGATCGCTACCGTCCGCATGAAAATGAACTGATCACTAAGGTAAATGAATACCTTAAAGATCACGACACTGAAGGTTTAGACATTCAGATCATGTCACAAGTACGTGCGATGCGTTACACACTTGAACGTGTTGTACGTGGCCTAGATACAATTTCAGCGACAGGTAACATTTTACGTGATTACCTAACCGATCTATTCCCAATTATGGAACTCGGTACAAGTGCTAAAATGCTGTCTATTGTTCCGTTAATGGCGGGCGGTGGCTTGTTTGAAACAGGTGCAGGTGGTTCAGCACCTAAACACGTACAGCAACTTGTTGAAGAAAACCATTTACGTTGGGACTCACTCGGTGAATTTCTGGCGTTAGCCGTTTCTCTAGAAGCCGTAGCGAAGAAAACAGACAGCATTAAAGCTAAAGTACTTGCTTCAACGCTAGATCAAGCAACTGAAATGCTACTTGATAACGGTAAGTCACCATCACGCCGTACTGGTGAGCTAGATAACCGTGGCAGTCATTTCTATCTGTCTCTGTTCTGGGCTAAGTGCCTATCGAAGCAAACTGAAGACACAGAACTCGCTGCACAATTTACGCCTTTAGCTGCAAGTCTTGCTGAAAATGAACAAAAAATTGTCGAAGAACTAAACTCAGTTCAAGGCAAAGCGGTCAATATTGGTGGCTACTTCAACGCTGACCCAACTAAATTAGAAACAATTATGCGCCCAAGTAAAACATTCAATAATTTACTGAGTACTGCGCTTAGCTAA
- a CDS encoding BCCT family transporter: MDSSLNKNSTFNKYSIETTDYQVGQDNVQKWGFDIHNPVFGISAGLIFFFLSALLLVDPTTAKETLNSVRNSIMADFDVFFMWSTNFFVFFTMVLILSPLGKIRIGGVGAKSEHSTISWMAMLFAAGMGIGLLFWGVAEPTAYFTNWWGTPFNVEPLTPEAKSLALAATIYNWGIHGWAIYGIVALSLAFFAYNKGLPLSIRSVFYPIIGDRAWGWAGHIVDIMAVLATLFGLATSLGLGAQQAASGINHVFGIDGGIGLQLIVIAFVTLIAIFSVIRGIDGGVKVLSNINMLFAFALLIFVMIIGFDVITVSIPETLIAYAQNFVSLSNPHGRDDTAWMHGWTVFYWAWWISWSPFVGMFIARISKGRTVREFLCAVIFIPTLITLVWMATFGGIAIDQVVNKVGELGTNGLTDISLSLFHVYDALPFGDVLSVLSIILVLIFFITSSDSGSLVIDSITSGGKIDAPVPQRIFWATVEGTIAGVMLWVGGTEVLQALQAGVVTTALPFTFVLLIMCVSLIKGLNSERHLYK; the protein is encoded by the coding sequence ATGGATAGCTCGTTAAACAAAAATAGTACGTTCAACAAATATAGTATTGAAACCACTGACTACCAAGTCGGTCAAGATAACGTTCAAAAGTGGGGTTTCGATATACATAACCCCGTATTCGGCATTAGCGCCGGCCTCATTTTCTTCTTCCTTTCTGCACTCCTCCTCGTTGACCCAACTACCGCTAAAGAAACATTAAACAGTGTTAGAAATAGCATCATGGCAGACTTTGATGTGTTCTTTATGTGGTCGACTAATTTCTTTGTCTTTTTCACTATGGTATTGATCTTATCGCCGCTTGGTAAGATCCGCATTGGTGGTGTAGGAGCAAAATCAGAGCATTCAACCATTTCTTGGATGGCGATGTTATTTGCGGCAGGTATGGGGATTGGTCTGTTGTTCTGGGGGGTTGCAGAGCCGACGGCTTACTTCACTAACTGGTGGGGAACACCATTTAATGTTGAGCCACTAACGCCTGAAGCAAAATCGTTAGCACTTGCCGCAACGATTTATAACTGGGGTATCCATGGCTGGGCTATCTACGGTATCGTTGCCTTATCATTGGCTTTCTTTGCTTATAACAAAGGACTTCCGCTATCAATTCGTTCGGTATTCTATCCGATAATTGGTGACAGAGCGTGGGGCTGGGCTGGACACATTGTTGATATCATGGCTGTGCTTGCGACGTTATTTGGTCTTGCGACATCGCTTGGTCTAGGCGCGCAACAAGCGGCAAGTGGTATCAATCACGTGTTTGGTATTGATGGCGGTATTGGCTTACAATTGATTGTGATTGCCTTTGTGACTTTAATTGCGATCTTCTCGGTTATACGTGGTATTGACGGTGGCGTTAAAGTATTGAGCAATATCAATATGCTGTTTGCGTTCGCATTACTTATTTTTGTCATGATCATTGGCTTTGATGTGATAACGGTATCAATTCCTGAAACCCTTATTGCTTATGCACAAAATTTTGTTAGTTTAAGTAATCCTCATGGTCGTGATGATACAGCGTGGATGCATGGTTGGACTGTATTCTACTGGGCATGGTGGATCTCGTGGTCACCATTCGTAGGTATGTTCATTGCACGTATTTCTAAAGGCCGTACAGTACGTGAATTCCTTTGTGCGGTGATCTTTATTCCAACGCTAATAACACTTGTGTGGATGGCGACGTTCGGTGGTATTGCTATCGATCAAGTTGTTAATAAAGTCGGTGAATTGGGTACCAATGGTTTAACAGATATTTCACTGTCTTTATTTCACGTATACGATGCACTGCCTTTTGGTGATGTGTTATCAGTATTATCAATAATATTAGTATTAATATTCTTCATTACGTCATCTGACTCTGGCTCACTTGTGATCGACAGCATCACATCGGGCGGTAAGATTGACGCGCCAGTGCCACAACGTATTTTCTGGGCAACTGTAGAAGGTACAATTGCGGGTGTTATGCTATGGGTGGGTGGTACGGAAGTTCTACAAGCGCTGCAAGCCGGTGTTGTAACAACTGCATTACCATTTACGTTTGTATTGCTAATCATGTGTGTCAGCCTAATTAAAGGTCTGAACTCAGAGCGTCATTTATACAAGTAA
- the rhtB gene encoding homoserine/homoserine lactone efflux protein, which produces MNFDLWLAFLIACIVLAISPGAGAVNSMSITMKHGFKRSLISNFGLQVGNIINITIVGAGLGALLAQSEVMFFTIKWAGIVYLIYLGIQKFRESTTDCNGLERRQDESAWKVFTQAIFINITNPKSIVFLVALLPQFIEPLGSHLQQMQILGITMVVVDMIVMMGYSILATSVTHLIQSKRHLMIQNRIFGCMFIGAGTLLAAISRN; this is translated from the coding sequence ATGAATTTTGATTTATGGCTAGCATTTTTAATTGCCTGCATCGTACTGGCTATATCCCCTGGTGCAGGGGCGGTAAATAGCATGTCTATCACTATGAAACATGGCTTTAAACGTAGTTTAATCTCTAACTTTGGATTACAAGTTGGTAATATCATTAATATTACGATTGTAGGGGCAGGGCTAGGTGCATTACTTGCCCAGTCTGAAGTCATGTTTTTTACGATCAAATGGGCAGGGATTGTTTATCTGATTTATCTGGGGATCCAGAAATTCAGAGAAAGTACCACCGACTGCAATGGATTAGAACGTCGTCAAGATGAAAGCGCATGGAAAGTGTTTACTCAAGCAATATTTATCAACATAACCAATCCTAAAAGCATTGTTTTTCTAGTTGCCTTATTGCCTCAGTTTATCGAACCATTAGGCTCACACTTACAGCAAATGCAGATTCTTGGTATTACTATGGTCGTTGTTGATATGATTGTAATGATGGGTTATTCAATATTAGCGACTAGCGTCACTCATCTAATACAGAGCAAACGCCATCTTATGATTCAGAACCGAATTTTCGGATGTATGTTTATTGGCGCAGGCACATTACTGGCAGCGATCAGTAGAAATTAA
- a CDS encoding PhzF family phenazine biosynthesis protein — translation MDIEVLLVNSFTANGEGGNPAGVVLNADKLSDAQKLKVAQAVGYSETAFVSNDDEVDFEVSFFTTTNEVDFCGHATLATFSIMYQMGILAAGDYVQRTKAGILPVIIDSEGLVTMNLQLPVKSGEFSYQEISLVIGVDSEVLASTKLPIEVISTGLADLILPVPAGQLDLIKPNDLAITGFCQKHDIVGFHVFELCSSESPFTASCRNFSPLFGIPEESATGSASGALACYLAEHLPLANNYIFEQGRAMNCASIITASVGFKDAKITSVKVGGVANKIGSMNVSV, via the coding sequence ATGGATATAGAGGTTTTATTGGTTAATTCGTTTACCGCGAATGGTGAAGGTGGCAACCCTGCTGGCGTGGTGCTTAATGCCGATAAGCTATCAGATGCGCAAAAGCTAAAGGTAGCGCAAGCGGTTGGCTATTCTGAAACGGCCTTTGTATCGAATGATGATGAAGTCGATTTTGAGGTGTCTTTTTTTACCACCACCAATGAGGTCGATTTTTGTGGGCATGCAACCTTAGCGACATTTTCTATTATGTATCAGATGGGAATACTGGCGGCGGGTGATTATGTGCAGCGGACCAAAGCAGGAATCTTGCCTGTCATCATCGATAGTGAAGGCTTGGTCACGATGAACTTACAGCTACCTGTAAAGTCAGGAGAGTTTTCTTATCAAGAGATTTCACTTGTCATTGGCGTTGATAGCGAAGTATTAGCAAGTACTAAATTACCTATTGAAGTGATATCAACAGGACTAGCCGATCTTATTCTTCCCGTTCCTGCTGGGCAGTTAGACTTAATAAAACCTAATGATTTAGCGATTACTGGTTTTTGTCAGAAACACGATATAGTCGGTTTTCATGTTTTTGAACTTTGTTCATCAGAAAGTCCATTTACAGCAAGTTGCCGTAATTTCTCCCCGTTGTTCGGCATTCCAGAAGAATCGGCTACCGGCAGTGCGAGTGGCGCATTAGCCTGTTATTTAGCTGAACACCTTCCTTTAGCCAATAACTATATTTTTGAACAAGGCAGGGCGATGAATTGTGCGTCGATTATCACAGCATCTGTTGGTTTTAAGGACGCTAAGATAACCAGTGTTAAAGTGGGTGGCGTCGCGAATAAAATCGGTTCGATGAATGTCTCGGTATAA
- a CDS encoding putative quinol monooxygenase, translated as MNKVILKGFIIVPTADLSAVKKALISHKELTRNEPGCLMFNVTQSEINLNRFDVYEEFINKAAFDQHQARVKNSAWGKAAANVERHYEILE; from the coding sequence ATGAATAAAGTAATTCTAAAAGGATTTATCATAGTCCCGACGGCTGATTTGTCTGCGGTTAAGAAAGCGCTAATAAGTCATAAAGAGTTAACGCGTAATGAACCAGGATGCTTGATGTTTAACGTCACTCAATCTGAAATTAACCTTAACCGTTTCGATGTGTATGAAGAATTCATTAATAAGGCTGCGTTTGATCAGCACCAAGCCAGGGTTAAAAACTCAGCGTGGGGCAAGGCTGCCGCTAATGTAGAAAGACATTATGAGATACTTGAGTAA
- a CDS encoding LysR family transcriptional regulator, whose amino-acid sequence MDTKFIDSLIAVAEEGSIAGAARSQMITAAAVSQRILSLEREFKCKLFSRAGNTVQPTDACLTILPKAKSLVREARDLLEVVQGSGFSGTLRIGANSTSLAAFIPATLKSIRTSVPEAKFHITPGNSIDLYRSLINGDIDAAIMVMPTAVIPKSLRYWVLRDEPLALIHHKSIEGSLTEILDNNPYIRYDPTCWGGQMSELYMIEKGMTKNTIFDLDSLEAIAQLVSEEVGVSMVPIWAGLEQYSETITSVIIPDRKYDRKLILMHAYHPRQPRLQELFMKHLSELESIDVVAP is encoded by the coding sequence ATGGATACTAAATTTATTGATAGTCTGATTGCTGTTGCAGAGGAAGGATCAATTGCTGGGGCTGCAAGGTCACAAATGATAACCGCTGCCGCAGTCAGCCAGAGAATTCTGTCACTCGAGCGTGAATTTAAGTGTAAGTTATTCAGCCGAGCTGGCAATACGGTACAGCCAACCGATGCTTGTTTAACCATTCTTCCAAAAGCTAAATCCCTTGTCAGGGAGGCTAGAGATCTACTTGAAGTCGTTCAGGGATCAGGGTTTAGTGGCACGTTAAGGATTGGGGCTAATTCTACCTCGTTAGCTGCTTTTATTCCGGCGACACTTAAGTCAATTCGTACATCGGTGCCTGAAGCAAAGTTTCATATTACACCGGGTAATTCGATTGATTTATACCGCAGTCTAATCAATGGTGATATTGATGCAGCAATCATGGTCATGCCTACCGCTGTGATACCTAAATCGTTGAGGTACTGGGTTTTGAGAGATGAACCCTTGGCTCTAATTCATCATAAAAGTATCGAGGGATCTCTTACTGAAATTCTGGATAATAACCCTTATATACGATATGACCCTACTTGTTGGGGAGGGCAGATGTCTGAACTATATATGATTGAAAAAGGGATGACTAAAAATACGATCTTCGATCTGGATTCACTTGAAGCGATTGCTCAACTTGTTTCAGAAGAGGTTGGTGTGTCAATGGTGCCAATCTGGGCAGGATTAGAGCAGTACAGCGAGACCATTACTAGCGTTATTATTCCTGATAGAAAGTATGATAGAAAATTGATATTAATGCATGCTTATCATCCCCGGCAGCCAAGGCTACAGGAACTATTTATGAAACACTTAAGTGAGCTGGAGTCGATTGATGTTGTTGCACCATAG
- a CDS encoding acyltransferase family protein → MVKFRNDINGLRAIALIAVVLFHFNPSIAPGGFAGVDIFFVISGFLMTGIIFKGLNTDSLNLADFYLCRANRIIPPLAALCFILLFVTWFILPPFDYLTLGKHVASSITFLSNITYFYESGYFDASAYEKWLLHTWSLSVEWQFYIIYPIILLFLKRYLSLENLKRLLIVATILGYIFCVVATERWPTFAYYSLPTRAWEMLLGGVAYFYPIKLHKNQKRLLEIIGITLIILSFTLTSKMTPWPGYVACVPVFGTYLILLSNRETSIFTNNRLFQTLGTWSYSIYLWHWPIAVYGVYYQLDNWVPIGIVLSVVFGALSYYLIEQNQFENRKKTLVFTLITTLAFVVFYKSTPFLLYQISGMPKQIIAANLDQSDKGELYTWQMMNTLKNNKIDNNKLNVMFIGDSQSADFVNVINEKVSVINNDRINFMAQKISAKCGVFYHLPEPLNALYDKINLSENIGEKKLLKCAAKIREITADSRLINTDFIFLAMNWRNWSLDYNLDAIKQIKQKNPQVKIYIIGNKGMHKPLPIIMVNAFKDDQDVSEVVFKSLPETNIKNNDFFRKNQNSGYQFINMTYAFCPVKKCNVVDKTGLPFYYDEVHITKQGAMYLSDRLKPLLPPEFYAP, encoded by the coding sequence ATGGTAAAATTTAGAAACGATATAAATGGGTTAAGAGCAATCGCACTTATTGCTGTCGTATTGTTCCATTTTAATCCGAGCATCGCGCCCGGTGGTTTTGCTGGTGTCGATATTTTCTTTGTCATTTCTGGTTTTTTAATGACTGGTATTATCTTTAAAGGATTAAACACGGATTCATTAAATTTAGCTGACTTTTATTTATGCAGAGCAAATAGAATAATTCCCCCGCTCGCTGCTCTTTGCTTCATATTATTATTTGTTACTTGGTTTATATTACCGCCATTCGACTATCTAACCTTAGGTAAGCATGTCGCTAGCAGCATCACTTTTCTATCAAACATTACTTATTTTTATGAATCTGGTTACTTTGATGCGAGCGCCTATGAAAAATGGTTGCTACATACCTGGTCATTATCCGTAGAATGGCAGTTCTATATTATATATCCCATTATACTGCTGTTTTTAAAACGCTATTTATCTCTCGAAAATTTAAAACGCCTGTTAATCGTAGCCACTATCCTAGGGTACATCTTTTGCGTTGTAGCAACAGAGAGATGGCCTACATTCGCTTATTATTCTCTCCCAACCCGTGCTTGGGAAATGTTGTTAGGCGGTGTCGCTTATTTCTACCCGATAAAACTACACAAGAATCAAAAAAGATTACTCGAAATCATTGGTATTACCTTAATAATATTATCATTTACGCTCACGTCTAAAATGACGCCTTGGCCGGGCTACGTGGCTTGTGTGCCTGTATTTGGTACCTATCTCATTCTACTGAGTAACCGAGAGACCAGTATATTTACTAATAACAGATTATTTCAAACACTCGGGACATGGTCATACTCAATCTATCTCTGGCATTGGCCTATTGCGGTCTATGGCGTGTATTACCAATTAGATAACTGGGTGCCAATTGGCATCGTATTGTCTGTGGTTTTTGGTGCACTTAGCTATTATCTTATTGAACAAAATCAGTTTGAAAACCGAAAAAAAACACTTGTTTTTACACTAATTACAACCTTGGCTTTTGTCGTTTTTTATAAATCGACCCCCTTTCTGTTATATCAAATATCCGGTATGCCGAAACAAATTATTGCAGCCAATTTAGACCAATCAGATAAAGGTGAGCTTTATACTTGGCAAATGATGAACACATTAAAAAATAACAAAATTGATAACAATAAATTAAATGTTATGTTTATCGGTGATTCTCAATCAGCAGATTTTGTTAATGTCATCAATGAGAAAGTAAGTGTCATTAATAATGACCGAATTAATTTTATGGCTCAAAAAATATCAGCCAAATGTGGCGTTTTTTACCACCTTCCAGAGCCATTAAATGCGCTCTACGATAAGATTAACCTTTCTGAAAATATCGGCGAAAAAAAGTTACTTAAATGTGCTGCAAAAATCAGAGAAATAACAGCTGACTCTCGCTTAATCAATACTGACTTTATTTTTCTTGCGATGAATTGGCGTAATTGGTCTTTAGACTATAATCTCGACGCAATTAAACAGATAAAACAAAAAAATCCACAAGTAAAAATATACATTATCGGTAATAAAGGTATGCACAAACCACTGCCTATTATAATGGTTAACGCCTTTAAAGATGATCAAGATGTAAGCGAAGTCGTGTTCAAATCACTGCCTGAAACGAATATTAAAAATAATGATTTCTTCCGTAAAAATCAGAATTCAGGTTATCAATTTATTAATATGACTTACGCATTCTGCCCAGTTAAAAAATGTAATGTCGTCGATAAAACTGGCCTGCCATTTTACTATGATGAAGTACATATAACAAAACAAGGAGCTATGTATCTCTCTGACAGGCTAA
- a CDS encoding DUF1800 family protein, with protein sequence MSKSLFINGISCALLACLNSTSAFASTNTEVTTENGNEAEKLSYQVSFGPTAEILLSVQKITRQQWITAQMQLAPSWHYPLTAQFNSADNKCNLNVNSVSNTKQEKDRVCLKAQESVWLEHALTAKDQLRQRVAFALSQIFVVSSQESTLAKYGDGLAWYYDLFVKHSFGNYRDLLQDITLSPAMGVYLSMQGNRKANLNENTFPDENYARKVMQSFSIGLYQLDISGQVILDKQGNKVPSYQQADVENLARVFTGWELVENKRYGHRRSGRYDTFMALSPKQHDYNEKVLFGQSITAGMKADKELFVSLDILFNHPNVGPFISRQLIQRLVSSNPSSDYIKRIATVFNDNGEGIRGDLAAVVQAILLDDDVKV encoded by the coding sequence ATGAGTAAATCTTTATTTATAAATGGTATCAGTTGTGCTCTGCTTGCTTGTTTAAATTCAACCTCTGCGTTTGCCAGCACTAATACGGAAGTGACTACGGAAAATGGTAATGAGGCGGAAAAATTATCGTATCAAGTTAGTTTTGGGCCAACAGCTGAAATATTGCTAAGTGTTCAGAAAATCACGCGCCAGCAATGGATTACTGCGCAGATGCAATTGGCACCCAGTTGGCATTATCCGTTAACGGCACAATTTAATTCAGCTGACAATAAGTGCAATTTAAACGTTAATAGCGTGAGTAATACTAAACAGGAAAAAGATCGTGTTTGTTTAAAAGCACAAGAGTCAGTTTGGCTAGAACATGCGTTAACGGCGAAAGATCAATTACGTCAGCGTGTGGCATTTGCTTTGTCGCAGATCTTTGTTGTGTCGAGCCAAGAATCTACATTGGCTAAATACGGTGATGGTTTAGCTTGGTATTACGATCTGTTCGTGAAGCATAGCTTTGGTAATTACCGTGATTTATTGCAAGATATCACCTTGTCGCCCGCGATGGGGGTTTACCTATCGATGCAAGGTAATCGTAAAGCTAATCTGAATGAAAATACTTTCCCAGACGAAAACTATGCCCGTAAAGTGATGCAGTCATTCAGTATTGGGCTATATCAATTAGACATCAGTGGACAAGTTATTTTGGATAAACAGGGGAATAAAGTTCCGAGCTATCAACAGGCTGATGTTGAAAACTTAGCTCGGGTATTTACAGGTTGGGAATTAGTCGAAAATAAACGCTATGGTCATCGTCGTAGTGGGCGTTATGACACCTTTATGGCGTTGTCGCCTAAACAGCATGACTACAACGAAAAAGTATTATTTGGTCAGAGTATCACTGCGGGAATGAAAGCAGATAAGGAATTGTTTGTCAGTCTCGATATATTATTTAATCATCCCAATGTCGGGCCTTTTATTAGCCGCCAGCTGATCCAGCGTTTGGTGTCATCAAATCCATCATCCGATTATATTAAACGTATTGCAACGGTATTTAATGACAATGGCGAAGGTATACGTGGTGATTTAGCTGCCGTTGTACAAGCTATCTTACTCGATGATGACGTCAAGGTGTAA